In Methylotenera sp. L2L1, the following proteins share a genomic window:
- a CDS encoding response regulator, producing MESEVSRQVEFLLAEDNPGDVRLTQEALRESKISNNLNVVKDGVEALAFLRKEGQYANAPTPDVVLLDLNLPKKDGREVLAEIKSDPLLKRIPVVIVTSSEAEKDILRTYDLHANCYVSKPVDLDQFIKVIQAIESFWLTIVKLPSDVKD from the coding sequence ATGGAGAGTGAAGTGAGCAGGCAGGTTGAGTTTTTATTAGCCGAGGACAACCCCGGCGACGTTAGATTAACGCAGGAAGCATTACGTGAAAGTAAGATAAGCAATAACCTTAACGTGGTTAAAGATGGCGTAGAGGCGCTAGCATTTTTACGTAAAGAAGGGCAATACGCCAATGCGCCAACCCCTGATGTAGTGTTGCTAGACCTAAACTTACCCAAAAAAGACGGGCGTGAGGTATTGGCTGAGATTAAATCAGACCCATTGCTTAAACGCATTCCAGTGGTCATCGTTACTTCTTCGGAAGCTGAAAAAGATATCCTGCGCACTTACGATTTACATGCAAACTGCTACGTGAGCAAGCCTGTAGATTTAGACCAGTTTATCAAGGTGATTCAAGCTATTGAAA